In the genome of Brienomyrus brachyistius isolate T26 chromosome 17, BBRACH_0.4, whole genome shotgun sequence, one region contains:
- the dhx36 gene encoding ATP-dependent DNA/RNA helicase DHX36, with product MSYGYGYRGGRRGDRDYGGGSDERWERGAGGSDERWERGAGSSGGGFPKTGSWDSREDDGQGRGRGRGGGSRGRHPAHLKGREIGLWYAKRGGIKRKEEERKSRAVVQMDESREQHITKLLNTVQREPSGSAKSSHDSASQSWRSTPNPTQHSYFDGEEVPKQDPKMEVKEEMKDERDLQYLFQDLVRDPALDQELKRDLHKKRTDPKYLDMMKFREKLPSYGMKEELVQLIRANQVLVVSGETGCGKTTQVTQFILDDSIERGMGSVCRVVCTQPRRISAISVAERVSAERAETVGGGNSCGYQIRLQSRLPRKQGSVLYCTTGIILQWLRSDPHLSSVSHLVLDEIHERNLQSDVLLAIVKDLLCHRDDIKIILMSATLNAEKFSKYFDKCPIIHIPGFTYPVTEYLLEDVVEMLRYRPQSQDRRPRWKRRFMQGQLFQQEKEQKEEEYRESWPCYARTLRDKYSDSTIEVLEMMDNDDKIDLPLIVQLIRHIVLHEDEGAILVFLPGWDDISGLNDLLTAQQMFKSENFVIIPLHSLMPTVNQTQVFKRPPPGVRKIVIATNIAETSITIDDVVFVIDGGKIKETHFDTQNNISTMTPEWVSLANAKQRRGRAGRVSPGKCYHLYNGLRASLLDAYQLPEIQRTPLEELCLQIKILKLGNIASFLQKVLDPPSEQAVQLAITHLMDLNALDRDEGLTPLGVHLARLPVEPHIGKLILFGALLGCLDPVLTIAASLSFKDPFFIPLGKEKLADTRRRVLSKNSKSDHLTVVNACLGWEEAKHRGYKYEKDYCWENFLSANTLQMLHNMKGQFAEHLLAAGFVGSKNPKDTGSNVNSENEKLIKAVIVAGLYPKVAKIRPNFSKKRPGVKVCTKNDGKVNIHPKSVNAEESEFHYTWLIYHLKMKTSSIFLYDCTEVSPFSLLFFGGEISIQKDQDQDTIAVDDWIVFQSPARIAHLVKKLKKELDALLEEKIRNPQPVDWSESKSKDCAVISAIIDLITTQEGDAGYDRGMRGGDRYYD from the exons ATGAGTTATGGGTACGGCTATAGGGGTGGCCGAAGAGGAGACCGCGACTATGGAGGTGGGAGCGACGAAAGGTGGGAGCGGGGAGCCGGTGGGAGCGACGAAAGGTGGGAGCGGGGAGCCGGGTCGAGCGGCGGCGGATTCCCCAAGACTGGGAGCTGGGACTCCCGGGAGGACGACGGACAGGGGCGAGGACGGGGACGTGGAGGGGGTTCACGGGGACGCCATCCAGCACATCTAAAAGGCCGAGAGATCGGTCTGTGGTACGCGAAAAGGGGAGGCATCAAGAGAaaagaggaggagagaaagtcG AGAGCCGTGGTCCAAATGGACGAGTCGAGGGAGCAGCACATCACCAAACTGCTGAACACGGTCCAGAGGGAGCCGTCCGGATCTGCAAAGTCTAGTCACGACTCGGCATCTCAGAGCTGGCGATCGACACCAAACCCGACCCAGCACAG CTACTTTGATGGCGAGGAAGTGCCAAAGCAGGACCCTAAAATGGAAGTGAAGGAGGAGATGAAAGATGAAAGGGACTTGCAGTATTTGTTCCAGGATCTGGTCCGAGACCCTGCTCTTGACCAGGAACTGAAGAGAGATCTGCACAAGAAAAGAACTGACCCAAAGTACCTGGATATGATG aaatTCAGAGAGAAGCTTCCGTCATATGGGATGAAAGAG GAGCTGGTCCAGTTGATCCGGGCCAACCAGGTTCTGGTGGTTAGTGGGGAGACGGGCTGTGGAAAGACTACTCAGGTGACCCAGTTCATCCTTGATGACAGCATCGAGCGAGGAATGGGCTCCGTGTGCAGGGTGGTGTGCACCCAACCCCGCCGCATCAGCGCCATCTCA GTGGCCGAAAGAGTGTCAGCTGAGAGGGCTgaaacagtggggggggggaattcctGTGGGTACCAAATCCGGCTACAGAG CCGGTTACCACGGAAACAGGGCTCCGTGTTGTATTGTACCACGGGCATTATTCTTCAGTGGCTTCGCTCCGATCC GCACCTATCGAGCGTCAGTCACCTCGTCCTCGATGAGATTCATGAACGGAACCTGCAGTCCGACGTCCTGCTCGCCATCGTGAAGGATCTCCTTTGCCACAGAGATGATATCAAGATAATCCTCATGAGCGCCACTCTCAACGCCGAGAAGTTCTCCAAGTATTTTG ATAAATGTCCGATCATCCACATCCCTGGCTTCACCTACCCGGTGACAGAGTACCTTCTGGAGGATGTGGTAGAGATGCTCAG GTACCGGCCTCAGTCGCAGGACCGACGACCTCGCTGGAAGCGGCGCTTCATGCAGGGCCAGTTGTTCCAGCAGGAGAAAgagcagaaggaggaggagTATCGCGAGAGCTGGCCGTGCTACGCCCGCACGCTGAGGGATAA GTATTCTGACAGCACCATCGAAGTCCTGGAGATGATGGACAACGACGACAAAATCGACCTGCCGCTAATAGTGCAGCTGATCAGACACATCGTGCTGCATGAAGAC GAAGGTGCTATCCTTGTTTTCTTACCTGGCTGGGATGACATCAGTGGTCTAAATGATCTCCTCACGGCCCAACAGATGTTTAAGTCGG AGAACTTTGTCATCATCCCACTGCACTCCCTGATGCCGACGGTCAACCAGACCCAG GTGTTCAAGAGGCCCCCGCCAGGCGTGCGCAAGATCGTGATCGCCACCAACATCGCCGAGACCAG CATCACTATCGACGACGTGGTGTTCGTGATTGACGGCGGAAAGATTAAAGAAACACACTTCGACACCCAGAATAACATCAGCACCATGACCCCCGAGTGGGTCAGCCTGGCCAACGCAAAGCAAAGGAGGGGCCGTGCTGGCAG GGTTTCCCCCGGGAAGTGCTACCACCTGTATAATGGCCTCCGTGCCAGCCTGCTGGATGCCTACCAGCTGCCTGAGATCCAGCGCACCCCCCTGGAGGAGCTGTGTCTGCAGATCAAG ATCCTCAAGTTGGGCAACATCGCCTCGTTCCTGCAGAAGGTTCTGGACCCCCCCTCGGAGCAGGCCGTCCAGCTGGCCATCACCCACCTGATGGACCTG AACGCCCTGGACCGGGACGAGGGGCTAACGCCGCTGGGGGTGCACCTGGCCCGCCTTCCGGTCGAGCCGCACATTGGGAAACTGATTCTGTTCGGCGCCTTGCTGGGGTGTCTGGATCCGGTGCTGACCATCGCGGCCAGCCTTAGCTTCAAAGACCCCTTCTTCATTCCGCTG GGCAAAGAGAAACTGGCGGATACCAGGAGGAGAGTCCTGTCAAAGAACTCGAAGAGTGACCACCTGACTGTTGTCAACGCCTGCCTC GGCTGGGAGGAGGCCAAGCATCGTGGTTATAAGTACGAGAAGGATTACTGCTGGGAGAACTTCCTGTCTGCCAACACCCTCCAG ATGCTGCACAACATGAAGGGTCAGTTTGCTGAGCACCTGCTGGCCGCAGGCTTCGTTGGAAGTAAAAACCCCAAAGACACTGGATCCAACGTGAACTCCG AAAACGAGAAGCTCATCAAAGCTGTCATTGTGGCCGGCCTGTACCCCAAGGTGGCCAAAATCCGACCCAACTTCAGCAAAAAGAGGCCCGG TGTTAAAGTATGCACCAAGAACGACGGCAAGGTGAACATCCACCCCAAGTCCGTAAACGCGGAAGAGTCCGAGTTCCATTATACGTGGCTCATCTATCACCTGAAGATGAAGACCAGTAGT atcttcCTGTACGACTGCACGGAGGTCTCCCCATTCTCGCTGCTTTTCTTTGGTGGGGAGATCTCCATCCAGAAGGATCAAGACCAGGATACCATTGCTGTGGACGACTGGATCGTGTTCCAGTCCCCGGCACGCATCGCCCACCTGGTGAAG AAACTGAAGAAGGAACTGGACGCTCTCCTTGAGGAGAAGATCAGAAACCCGCAGCCGGTGGACTGGAGTGAGTCGAAGTCTAAGGACTGTGCGGTGATCTCAGCCATCATCGACCTCATCACCACGCAGGAGGGGGATGCTGGCTATGACAGAGGCATGCGAGGGGGGGACAGGTACTATGATTaa
- the LOC125711994 gene encoding probable G-protein coupled receptor 149 produces the protein MSVKSSAVLLNDTDGQDMMDFPEVKKHMNLVLFGLSFVIAFVTLVGGVCSLIFLLKMRRKTSLSLIVASMSIDDLISVIPVSLFILGQWQGHRAGSASCTLSALLYVFQGVSSNMKASLIVAYTFCVTRRFTVFRCARRPLIVWWAIAAVWVASLAVSLLPVCGWGSFSQTSLGCFAEGSSSYALLLFVLYSLSFCGFVAFSIPLTYQLLCSGEPEKEFHPNYGGSAADGSSPLCHIPSLSRDSLEKSLETFSEINSEPVGLNSHTCPTSAAQNSGKEAALNSANSTQVFAQKRFSFIMAMVRILLWMPMMVQILVSHVVQVRSPVFETPSFFLTLLSATITPLFFLSKRWVHLPCGCFINCRRDVAPQPSAGKKRGFEFNLSFQQGYGIYKISQAKLPTTETPPYHSLFDYECTESKPAAVGGGLISRGPSDDFRIAAEDSSQGWGRRAVAPREASSDGYGPGPGSAPGPTAEDHNLDNSSVFEGPERRLSHGGSRKMELSDWEWCRSKSERTPRQRSSGGLSIPLCAFQGTVSLHAPTGKTLSLSTYEVSSDGLKISPNNKKVEVYRSKSVGHEPRTEEPADSTTGDTNVKIHLEVLEICDNEEAMDSVSIISNISQSSAHARSPSLRYSRRENRFVSCDLGETASYSLLIPTNNPDSDINIHIPDTVEAHRRNSRKQHQERSGYQEEIQLLNEAYRKQEGARDT, from the exons ATGTCTGTGAAATCCAGCGCGGTTTTGCTCAACGACACGGATGGCCAAGACATGATGGATTTCCCTGAAGTTAAAAAGCATATGAACTTAGTTCTTTTCGGTCTATCCTTTGTCATTGCCTTCGTTACTTTGGTGGGAGGCGTGTGTTCCCTCATATTTTTGCTCAAGATGCGACGAAAGACGTCGCTTTCTCTCATAGTGGCTTCCATGTCCATTGACGACCTGATCAGCGTCATCCCGGTGTCGCTCTTCATCCTGGGTCAGTGGCAGGGGCACCGCGCTGGGAGCGCGTCCTGCACGCTGTCCGCTCTTCTCTACGTATTCCAGGGTGTGTCCAGCAATATGAAAGCCTCTCTCATTGTCGCCTACACTTTCTGCGTTACACGGCGCTTCACAGTGTTTCGATGTGCCCGAAGACCGTTGATCGTATGGTGGGCGATAGCTGCGGTGTGGGTCGCCAGCCTGGCAGTCAGCCTGCTGCCCGTGTGCGGCTGGGGATCCTTCTCGCAGACATCTCTGGGATGCTTTGCGGAGGGCAGCAGTTCTTACGCGTTGCTCCTTTTCGTGCTGTACTCGCTGAGCTTTTGCGGCTTTGTCGCATTTTCCATCCCTCTTACCTACCAGCTGCTGTGCTCCGGGGAACCCGAGAAGGAGTTTCACCCTAACTACGGGGGATCGGCTGCAGACGGATCGTCCCCGCTCTGCCACATCCCCTCTCTGTCCCGAGATAGTCTAGAGAAAAGTTTGGAGACTTTCAGCGAGATTAATTCCGAGCCTGTCGGTTTGAACAGCCACACCTGTCCGACGTCTGCGGCTCAAAACAGCGGAAAGGAGGCAGCGCTAAACTCCGCAAACTCCACTCAGGTGTTTGCGCAAAAGCGCTTTTCCTTCATCATGGCGATGGTTCGCATCCTTTTGTGGATGCCGATGATG GTACAGATCCTAGTGAGTCACGTTGTTCAGGTACGGAGCCCCGTCTTCGAGACACCCAGCTTCTTCCTGACCTTACTGTCTGCCACCATCACGCCGCTTTTCTTCTTATCCAAACGCTGGGTTCATCTGCCCTGCGGATGTTTCATCAACTGTCGGCGAGACGTGGCCCCGCAGCCGTCTGCTG GGAAAAAGAGGGGATTTGAATTTAACTTGTCATTCCAGCAAGGTTATGGAATTTATAAGATTTCCCAGGCAAAGCTGCCCACGACGGAGACACCCCCATACCACAGCTTGTTTGACTATGAGTGCACTGAGAGCAAACCTGCTGCAGTGGGAGGTGGGCTCATTTCAAGGGGCCCAAGTGATGACTTTAGGATCGCAGCTGAGGACAGCTCTCAGGGCTGGGGCAGGCGGGCAGTTGCCCCCCGCGAGGCCTCGTCAGACGGCTATGGGCCCGGTCCTGGCTCGGCCCCCGGGCCGACTGCAGAGGACCACAATCTAGACAACTCATCAGTGTTCGAGGGCCCAGAACGAAGGCTTTCCCACGGGGGAAGCCGGAAAATGGAGCTGAGCGACTGGGAGTGGTGTCGGAGCAAATCGGAGAGGACGCCGCGGCAG AGGTCCAGCGGTGGGCTGTCCATTCCACTGTGTGCCTTCCAGGGCACCGTGTCCCTCCACGCCCCCACAGGGAAGACGCTGTCCCTGTCTACTTATGAGGTCAGCAGTGACGGACTCAAAATATCCCCAAACAACAAGAAGGTGGAGGTGTACCGATCCAAGTCTGTGGGCCACGAGCCCCGGACGGAGGAGCCTGCTGATAGCACCACTGGCGACACCAACGTGAAGATCCACCTGGAGGTGCTGGAGATCTGCGACAATGAAGAGGCTATGGACAGCGTCTCCATCATCTCCAACATCAGCCAGTCCTCGGCACACGCCCGGTCACCGTCGCTGCGCTACTCCCGCCGAGAGAACCGCTTTGTGTCCTGTGACCTGGGAGAGACAGCATCCTACTCTTTGCTCATCCCCACCAACAACCCCGACTCTGACATCAACATCCACATTCCTGACACGGTGGAGGCTCACCGCAGGAATAGCCGAAAGCAGCACCAGGAAAGGTCCGGGTACCAGGAGGAGATCCAGCTGCTGAATGAGGCCtacaggaagcaggagggggCCCGAGACACCTAG